A region from the Vicia villosa cultivar HV-30 ecotype Madison, WI linkage group LG3, Vvil1.0, whole genome shotgun sequence genome encodes:
- the LOC131659513 gene encoding F-box/FBD/LRR-repeat protein At1g16930-like: MVKRRRIKDRISDLPDALLLHILSFLNTKQAIHTCILSTRWKNLWKYVPTLTLIGSQFTTIKIFTKFVSRILSIRNISTNLYSLTFRSSKVTKPSLVETILNYAISHKVQLLDVSIECDIQHFPICLLSCRSLTSLDLCFNLPTAYGTTILFPSSLNMPLLTRLYLRHFAFMAGNDGRVDPFSALTNLKSLTMVYCKVAGGQNLCISSTKLDSLYINMRHYAPETYFGMELYAPSLCTFSFSGIPVQKLCWGKSNLSSIKRVSINIIEFWKSKETSLVLLKWLIELANMESKLRIE; the protein is encoded by the coding sequence atggtgaaacgAAGGAGAATCAAAGACAGGATCAGCGATTTGCCAGATGCTCTATTGCTTCACATTCTCTCTTTTTTGAACACCAAACAAGCTATTCACACTTGTATTCTCTCCACAAGATGGAAGAATCTCTGGAAGTATGTTCCGACACTTACATTAATTGGCTCACAATTTACCACTATCAAGATTTTCACCAAATTCGTCTCTCGAATCTTGTCTATTCGCAATATCTCAACAAATCTTTACTCTCTAACATTTCGCAGTAGTAAGGTCACTAAACCTAGCCTAGTCGAAACGATTCTAAATTATGCTATTTCACACAAAGTCCAACTATTAGATGTCTCTATTGAATGTGATATTCAACACTTTCCGATTTGTTTATTGTCGTGTCGCAGTTTAACCTCTCTTGATCTTTGTTTTAATCTTCCTACAGCTTATGGTACGACCATACTGTTTCCTAGTTCTTTGAATATGCCACTATTAACCCGCTTGTATCTTAGGCACTTTGCCTTTATGGCCGGCAATGATGGTCGTGTTGATCCATTTTCAGCATTAACCAATTTGAAAAGTTTGACAATGGTGTATTGTAAAGTTGCGGGTGGGCAAAACCTTTGCATTTCAAGTACCAAGCTTGATAGTTTATACATAAACATGAGACATTATGCTCCCGAAACCTATTTTGGAATGGAACTATATGCTCCAAGTCTTTGTACCTTTAGTTTTAGTGGTATTCCGGTTCAGaaactctgctggggaaagagcaATCTCTCTTCGATCAAACGAGTAAGTATTAATATAATAGAATTTTGGAAATCAAAGGAGACTTCATTAGTTCTACTCAAGTGGCTGATTGAACTTGCTAATATGGAATCAAAACTTAGAATTGAATAA
- the LOC131659514 gene encoding F-box/FBD/LRR-repeat protein At1g16930-like — translation MNTENHIRNKDRISDLPDALLLHILSFLNTKQAIHTCILSPRWKNLWKHIPTLTLISSQFTTVEIFTEFVSRILSIRDNSTEIHTLEFRRHKVMEPCLLETVLKYAVSHNVQRLDIGVTCVIQHFPTCLLSCRNLSYLDLYVSHPTVYGTTILFPSSLDMPVLTSLGLWHFAFSVGNDGRVDPFSKLNSLKSLNIVYCEVADNQNLCISSTELVNLYIYMVHYAPKTYFGIELCAPNLCTFVFSGIPVEKLSWSKSNLSSIKRVSIDIIEFWKSSQTSLVLFDWLSELANMESLIISSTALQVLSLVPNLLFELPSLCNLKSLRVEKKQISSIPDGIVDILIQKSPSPKMHVVINYNTLMPKAQNFGLKV, via the exons ATGAACACAGAAAATCATATTCGTAACAAAGATAGGATCAGTGATTTGCCTGATGCTCTATTGCTTCACATTCTCTCTTTTTTGAACACCAAACAAGCTATTCACACTTGTATTCTCTCCCCAAGATGGAAGAATCTCTGGAAGCATATTCCCACTCTTACATTAATATCTTCACAATTCACCACTGTCGAGATTTTCACCGAATTCGTCTCTCGGATCTTGTCTATTCGCGATAACTCAACCGAAATCCACACTCTAGAATTTCGCCGCCATAAAGTCATGGAGCCTTGCCTGCTCGAAACCGTTCTAAAATACGCAGTTTCACACAATGTCCAACGATTAGATATTGGTGTTACGTGTGTTATTCAACACTTTCCGACTTGTTTATTGTCATGTCGCAACTTATCATATCTTGATCTTTATGTTAGTCATCCTACGGTTTACGGTACGACCATATTGTTTCCTAGTTCTTTGGATATGCCAGTATTAACCAGCTTGGGTCTATGGCACTTTGCATTTTCGGTTGGCAATGATGGTCGTGTCGATCCATTTTCAAAGttaaacagtttgaaaagtttgaatatTGTGTATTGTGAAGTCGCGGACAACCAAAACCTTTGCATTTCAAGTACTGAGCTTgtcaatttatatatatacatggTTCATTATGCACCTAAAACATATTTCGGAATCGAGCTATGTGCTCCAAATCTTTGCACCTTTGTTTTTAGTGGTATTCCTGTTGAGAAACTCTCTTGGAGCAAGAGCAATCTCTCTTCTATCAAACGAGTAAGTATTGATATAATAGAATTTTGGAAATCATCACAGACTTCATTGGTTCTATTCGACTGGCTGTCTGAACTTGCTAATATGGAATCGTTGATCATCTCTTCAACTGCTCTTCAG GTTCTTTCCTTAGTTCCGAATTTATTGTTTGAGCTCCCTTCGTTGTGTAACCTGAAGTCACTCAGGGTAGAAAAGAAACAAATTTCATCGATACCGGATGGAATAGTGgacattttgattcaaaaatcgcCTTCACCAAAG ATGCATGTGGTTATAAATTACAATACCTTGATGCCAAAGGCACAAAATTTCGGTCTTAAAGTATAA